Proteins from a genomic interval of Acidimicrobiales bacterium:
- a CDS encoding c-type cytochrome, whose amino-acid sequence AVFTLLSHFDLNSSDRTDIQVAVDGTATSWDPEIVVVGQQWWWEFRYYFDGLDGLDLSDARHLPPADIVAANQLVIPTGSEIGLKITSRDVIHSYWIPALNGKRDAVPGRVAPWKIEAEKPGVYFGQCTEFCGLSHSRMRMQTVAMDPADFQLWVDQQMQSAVEPIDAAALRGREIFEGQCARCHVVNGINDGGGADLVSNAAPNLTHIMSRTTFAGGIFDLYDADGSLNRTQLEAWLRNAPAEKPAYAEGRRGMPAMGLSEGQIDDVVAYLQTLGTAPAMDVIAATEVD is encoded by the coding sequence CGCCGTTTTCACACTGCTCAGCCACTTCGACCTGAACAGTTCAGACCGCACAGATATCCAGGTGGCCGTGGACGGCACGGCCACCTCGTGGGATCCGGAGATTGTGGTCGTAGGCCAGCAGTGGTGGTGGGAGTTCCGCTACTACTTCGACGGCCTGGACGGCCTCGACCTGAGTGACGCTCGCCATCTGCCGCCGGCTGACATCGTGGCGGCCAACCAACTCGTCATTCCGACTGGTTCGGAGATCGGTCTCAAGATCACCAGCCGAGACGTGATCCACAGTTACTGGATTCCGGCTTTGAACGGGAAGCGTGATGCGGTACCGGGTCGGGTCGCACCTTGGAAGATCGAGGCCGAGAAGCCCGGCGTCTACTTCGGACAGTGCACTGAGTTCTGTGGTCTCAGCCACTCCCGGATGCGGATGCAGACGGTGGCCATGGACCCGGCTGACTTCCAGTTGTGGGTCGACCAGCAGATGCAGTCAGCCGTCGAGCCTATTGATGCTGCTGCTCTACGTGGGAGGGAGATTTTCGAGGGCCAGTGCGCTCGTTGCCACGTGGTTAACGGCATCAATGACGGTGGTGGTGCTGACCTGGTCTCCAACGCCGCACCGAATCTGACCCACATAATGAGCCGGACCACTTTTGCTGGTGGCATCTTCGACCTTTACGATGCCGACGGTTCGCTGAATCGGACCCAGCTCGAAGCCTGGCTGCGAAACGCACCAGCTGAAAAGCCTGCCTATGCCGAGGGTCGCCGGGGTATGCCGGCCATGGGCCTCAGCGAGGGCCAGATCGATGACGTGGTGGCGTACCTCCAGACTCTGGGCACGGCCCCGGCCA